Genomic DNA from Rhodospirillaceae bacterium:
TCGCCGACCTGTCACAGCGCTCATGCCCTGAGCGCCGAACGGATACTCTCGAGCCGAAATCGGCGGAAAGCGTTCCGGCAAGCTCCGCAAGGACTGTAGCCGCACATCGCAATCGTGATCGAAGATGTCCGGCATCGCGGATAGTGTTGGGAGTATTGCCATGAGTGCGGCCGAGAGGTTACTGGCGGCGCCGAGGCTTCGAAGGCAAGAGAATTTTACGGGAGTCGCAGGCGCTTGACCGTCTGCAGCGAGGTAGCAGAACCATGACGGTCCGCTGGGCAAATTCTGGCGACACTGGACGCGATGTGCTCGACCGGGTGCAGCGAGGCCTCACGGTCGACATGATCATGACGCCGCGGGCCGAACTGCAGACCTGTCGGCGCGACGAGACAGCCAGCGATGTCGCGGACCGGAACACGAAGAATTTCAGCTTTCTGCCCATAGTGGATGGGGAGGAACGCATCCTGGGTCTCTATGAGGCGGCGCGATGGTTCTGCGAGAGAGCCCCTCAGGAGGCGATCGACGATAATTTCGTACCCTTCTCGGAAGGCATCGTGATCGGGGCGGACGCAAGCATTGTCGACTTCGTGAAGAGGGCCGACGAGCAACCCACCAGGCTTGTCGTCTCGGGCGATCGGGTGGCCGGTCTGGTTAGCCTTTCGGACCTGCAACAGTTGCCGGTTCGCGCTGCCTTGTTCACCTTGGTCACCCGTCTGGAAATGACGATGGCTGCACGGATCGAGAAAGAATGGAACGCCGACAGCGGCACGGGCTGGCTTGCGGTGCTCAGCATAGACCGGCGGGCGGCCATTCAGGAAGCGATTGACAGGGCCAAGATGGAAGACGGTT
This window encodes:
- a CDS encoding CBS domain-containing protein, whose translation is MTVRWANSGDTGRDVLDRVQRGLTVDMIMTPRAELQTCRRDETASDVADRNTKNFSFLPIVDGEERILGLYEAARWFCERAPQEAIDDNFVPFSEGIVIGADASIVDFVKRADEQPTRLVVSGDRVAGLVSLSDLQQLPVRAALFTLVTRLEMTMAARIEKEWNADSGTGWLAVLSIDRRAAIQEAIDRAKMEDGFVSEIALSQLADKATIIRKRRLIPGSATGLKRDFNSIVRLRNDIAHANYYAETPKMAGKVCSAVRTILRIEEELSAAISIR